One genomic segment of Rhizorhabdus phycosphaerae includes these proteins:
- a CDS encoding M23 family metallopeptidase, with amino-acid sequence MIRRLAIVLVVLILGYVGWVVLLNLPGRDRASEPAAGTAKSVSTAGSPALPSPSLRPSASDLTIPVEGVAASQLSDTFDDARGEGRVHDAIDIMAPRGTPVIAAAAGTVEKLFDSKLGGRTIYVRRTGGQWIDYYAHLDSYAPGLAEGQRVERGQRIATVGSTGDASDDAPHLHFAVNAMAPGEGWWQGKAINPYPLLRSSR; translated from the coding sequence ATGATCCGCAGGCTCGCGATCGTCCTGGTGGTGCTGATCCTCGGCTATGTCGGCTGGGTCGTCTTGCTCAATCTGCCTGGCCGGGACCGCGCGTCTGAACCTGCGGCGGGGACTGCTAAGTCGGTCTCCACCGCGGGTAGCCCGGCCTTGCCTTCGCCATCCCTCCGCCCCTCCGCGTCCGACCTCACGATTCCGGTCGAGGGCGTCGCGGCATCGCAGCTGTCGGACACCTTCGACGATGCACGCGGGGAGGGCCGTGTCCATGACGCGATCGACATCATGGCGCCGCGCGGCACCCCGGTGATCGCAGCGGCCGCCGGCACGGTCGAAAAGCTGTTCGACAGCAAATTGGGCGGCCGCACCATCTATGTGCGCCGTACCGGCGGGCAGTGGATCGACTATTACGCTCACCTCGACAGTTATGCGCCGGGGCTGGCGGAAGGGCAGCGCGTCGAACGTGGCCAGCGGATTGCAACGGTTGGTTCAACAGGCGATGCGAGCGACGACGCGCCGCACCTTCATTTCGCAGTCAATGCCATGGCGCCCGGGGAGGGCTGGTGGCAGGGCAAGGCGATCAACCCTTATCCGCTGCTGAGGTCGTCCCGCTAA
- a CDS encoding peptide chain release factor 3 yields the protein MSKPNRPDRRTFAIISHPDAGKTTLTEKLLYFGGAIHLAGEVKARGQNRRARSDWMKIEQQRGISVTSSVMTFERNGITFNLLDTPGHEDFSEDTYRTLTAVDSAVMVIDAAKGIEPQTRKLFEVCRLRSVPIITFINKVDREGRPPFELLDEVADALALDVAPMSWPAGMGGTFEGIYDLARDRLHRPADDATGAFEGDSTSVSGLGDAQLEELLSAEAVALLREEAELAQGGYAAFDEEAYLNGDLTPVYFGSALKDFGVEQLIDALADFAPSPRPQPGEPRDVDPGEPNVAGFVFKVQANMNPQHRDRVAFMRLCSGKFRRGMKLSQVGTGKVIAVHSPILFFAQNRELAEEAFPGDIIGIPNHGTLRVGDTLTEGEAIRFTGLPNFAPEILRRVKLADPTKTKQLRNALNDMAEEGIMQVFHPQIGSQLVVGVVGQLQLDVLISRLQAEYKVEASFEPSPYDTARWVTSEDPKALDEFMGLHRSAMASDRDEAPVFMAKDAWELNYIQGKFPALHFSATKDRR from the coding sequence ATGAGCAAGCCGAACCGCCCCGACCGCCGCACCTTCGCGATCATCTCGCACCCGGATGCCGGCAAGACCACTCTGACCGAAAAGCTCCTCTATTTCGGTGGCGCCATCCACCTGGCCGGCGAGGTCAAGGCGCGCGGCCAGAACCGCCGTGCCCGCTCCGACTGGATGAAGATCGAGCAGCAGCGCGGCATTTCGGTCACCTCCTCGGTCATGACCTTCGAGCGGAACGGCATCACCTTCAACCTGCTCGATACGCCGGGCCACGAGGATTTCTCGGAGGACACCTATCGTACGCTGACGGCGGTCGACTCGGCGGTGATGGTCATCGATGCGGCCAAGGGTATCGAGCCGCAGACCCGCAAGCTGTTCGAGGTCTGCCGCCTTCGTTCGGTGCCGATCATCACCTTCATCAACAAGGTGGACCGCGAAGGGCGGCCGCCCTTCGAGCTGCTCGACGAGGTCGCCGACGCACTTGCGCTCGACGTGGCGCCGATGAGCTGGCCGGCCGGCATGGGCGGCACGTTCGAAGGCATTTACGACCTGGCGCGCGACCGGCTGCATCGTCCGGCCGACGATGCGACCGGCGCGTTCGAGGGCGATTCGACCTCGGTCTCCGGTCTCGGGGACGCCCAGTTGGAAGAGCTGCTGTCGGCGGAAGCGGTCGCGCTGCTCCGCGAGGAGGCCGAGCTTGCGCAGGGTGGCTATGCGGCGTTCGATGAGGAAGCCTATCTCAACGGCGATCTGACCCCGGTCTATTTCGGCTCCGCGCTCAAGGATTTCGGGGTCGAGCAGTTGATCGACGCGCTCGCCGATTTCGCACCCAGCCCCCGGCCCCAGCCGGGCGAGCCGCGCGACGTCGATCCGGGCGAGCCCAATGTCGCGGGCTTCGTGTTCAAGGTTCAGGCCAATATGAACCCGCAGCATCGCGACCGCGTTGCGTTCATGCGGCTATGCTCGGGCAAGTTCCGCCGCGGCATGAAGCTGAGCCAGGTCGGTACCGGCAAGGTCATCGCGGTGCACAGCCCGATCCTGTTCTTCGCCCAGAATCGCGAGCTGGCCGAAGAGGCTTTTCCCGGCGACATCATCGGCATCCCCAACCATGGGACGCTGCGCGTCGGCGATACGCTGACCGAGGGCGAGGCGATCCGCTTCACGGGCTTGCCCAATTTCGCGCCGGAAATCCTGCGTCGCGTCAAGCTTGCCGACCCGACCAAGACCAAGCAGCTGCGCAACGCGCTCAACGACATGGCGGAGGAGGGGATCATGCAGGTCTTCCATCCGCAGATCGGCTCGCAGCTCGTCGTCGGCGTGGTCGGCCAGCTCCAGCTCGACGTGCTCATCTCGCGATTGCAGGCGGAATATAAGGTCGAGGCGAGCTTCGAACCCTCGCCCTATGACACCGCGCGCTGGGTCACTTCCGAGGATCCCAAGGCGCTGGACGAATTCATGGGGCTGCACCGCTCCGCCATGGCCAGCGATCGCGACGAAGCGCCGGTGTTCATGGCCAAGGACGCCTGGGAACTGAACTATATCCAGGGCAAGTTTCCCGCCCTCCACTTCTCGGCTACCAAAGACCGGCGCTGA
- a CDS encoding DEAD/DEAH box helicase, which produces MPFSTLPRPVAEAIEERGYTAPTPVQAQVIAAEANDRDLLVSAQTGSGKTVAYGLAIAETLLKGQATLPRPGEPLALIIAPTRELALQVERELQWLYAKLGARVVSCVGGMNVRVEQRQLSYGCHIVVGTPGRLRDHLERGALQPGSLRAVILDEADEMLDLGFREDLEEILDMTPPERRTLLFSATMPKPIAVMARRYQRDALRIETTGERERHADIDYRAVAVAPGDIEHAVVNILRFHEAKGAMIFCATRENVRRLSAALTERGFAAVTLSGELSQNERNHALQALRDRRARVCVATDVAARGIDLPGLELVIHAELPIDAETLQHRSGRTGRAGRKGTCVLVVPYTRRRHAERLLRGANVQVNWDKVPSAEDIHARDDERLIESLAAIEISDEDREVARKLLESRSAEDIAAAFVRAQRQSLPSPEELADASPAPQATRDQGPRPGFEDVSWFRINAGRNSSADPRWLLPLICRRGHITKRDVGAIRIFPNETRFEIPKALVSKFMSAVKRTASEDESVVIEPAGDMPPPPSDRRGPPRDARRPNGPPQGRPGPRRGPPRR; this is translated from the coding sequence ATGCCTTTTTCGACCCTGCCGCGGCCCGTTGCCGAGGCCATTGAAGAGCGTGGCTACACCGCGCCGACTCCCGTCCAGGCCCAGGTCATCGCCGCCGAAGCCAATGATCGCGACCTTCTCGTTTCCGCCCAGACCGGCTCGGGCAAGACCGTCGCCTATGGCCTCGCCATCGCCGAGACCCTGCTCAAGGGCCAGGCCACCCTGCCGCGTCCCGGCGAACCCCTGGCCCTGATCATCGCGCCGACCCGCGAGCTCGCCCTCCAGGTGGAGCGCGAACTGCAGTGGCTCTACGCCAAGCTGGGCGCCCGTGTCGTCAGCTGCGTCGGCGGTATGAACGTCCGCGTCGAACAGCGCCAGCTCAGCTATGGCTGCCACATCGTCGTCGGCACACCGGGCCGCCTGCGCGACCATCTCGAGCGCGGTGCGCTGCAGCCCGGATCGCTGCGCGCGGTGATCCTCGACGAGGCCGACGAGATGCTCGACCTCGGCTTCCGCGAGGACCTCGAGGAAATCCTCGACATGACGCCGCCGGAGCGCCGCACGCTGCTCTTCTCCGCCACCATGCCCAAGCCGATCGCAGTGATGGCGCGGCGCTACCAGCGCGACGCTCTGCGGATCGAAACGACCGGCGAGCGCGAGCGTCACGCCGACATCGACTATCGCGCGGTCGCCGTCGCCCCCGGCGACATCGAGCATGCCGTGGTCAACATCCTGCGTTTCCATGAAGCCAAGGGCGCGATGATCTTCTGCGCGACGCGCGAAAATGTCCGCCGGCTCTCGGCCGCACTGACCGAGCGCGGTTTCGCGGCCGTCACCCTCTCGGGCGAACTGAGCCAGAACGAGCGCAACCATGCGCTGCAGGCGCTGCGCGATCGTCGCGCCCGGGTCTGCGTCGCGACCGACGTCGCTGCGCGCGGCATCGACCTTCCCGGTCTGGAACTGGTGATCCATGCCGAGCTGCCGATCGACGCCGAGACGCTGCAGCACCGTTCGGGCCGCACCGGCCGCGCCGGGCGCAAGGGCACCTGCGTGCTGGTCGTACCCTATACCCGCCGCCGCCACGCCGAGCGCCTGCTGCGCGGCGCCAACGTCCAGGTGAATTGGGACAAGGTGCCGAGCGCCGAGGACATCCATGCGCGCGACGACGAACGGCTGATCGAGAGCCTCGCGGCGATCGAAATATCCGACGAGGACCGCGAAGTGGCCCGCAAGCTGCTCGAATCGCGTTCGGCCGAGGACATCGCCGCAGCCTTCGTGCGCGCCCAGCGGCAGAGCCTGCCTTCGCCGGAGGAGCTGGCCGACGCCAGCCCCGCGCCGCAGGCCACGCGCGACCAGGGTCCGCGCCCAGGTTTCGAGGACGTCAGCTGGTTCCGGATCAACGCCGGCCGCAACAGCAGCGCCGATCCGCGTTGGCTCCTGCCGCTCATCTGCCGTCGCGGGCACATCACCAAGCGCGACGTCGGCGCGATCCGCATCTTCCCGAACGAAACCCGGTTCGAGATTCCGAAGGCGCTGGTCTCCAAGTTCATGTCGGCGGTCAAGCGCACCGCAAGCGAGGACGAGAGCGTCGTGATCGAGCCCGCGGGCGACATGCCGCCGCCGCCGTCCGATCGTCGCGGCCCGCCGCGCGACGCCCGGCGCCCCAACGGACCGCCCCAGGGTCGCCCGGGCCCCCGCCGCGGTCCGCCGCGCCGCTGA
- a CDS encoding L,D-transpeptidase family protein, giving the protein MAVSAQTAKPDQRILGAQVLLDRLGFGPGVIDGASGSSFAKALNGWQQAKGLTVTGTLDEATVKSFEPFREMPTVIEVKLTPEILEGPFVGAIPSKESQQAKMKSLGYSDAMEKLAERYHTTRQTLIALNSPGTKLVPGTVIRVPNVIPPAQAFAEDINPGWRKTLWTLNVGSDQPEVAKVVVDKSDGVLRAFDAADKLVAQFPATMGSQHDPLPIGSWKIQGRAYNPPFHYNPKLFWDADSKDQKALLPPGPNGPVGVVWIDLDKKHYGIHGTPKPENIGKTESHGCIRLTNWDAARLAVMVKPGTPAIFQE; this is encoded by the coding sequence ATGGCGGTGTCCGCCCAGACGGCAAAGCCGGATCAGCGCATCCTCGGCGCGCAGGTGCTGCTCGATCGGCTCGGCTTCGGTCCGGGCGTGATCGATGGCGCTAGCGGAAGCAGCTTCGCCAAGGCGCTCAACGGCTGGCAGCAGGCGAAGGGTCTCACCGTCACGGGCACGCTCGACGAGGCCACGGTGAAGAGCTTCGAACCTTTTCGGGAGATGCCGACGGTCATCGAGGTCAAACTGACGCCAGAGATATTGGAGGGGCCCTTCGTCGGCGCGATCCCGTCGAAGGAGTCACAGCAGGCCAAGATGAAGAGCTTGGGCTATTCGGACGCGATGGAGAAGCTTGCGGAGCGCTACCACACGACGCGCCAGACTTTGATCGCGCTCAACTCGCCGGGCACGAAGCTGGTGCCGGGGACCGTCATCCGGGTGCCGAATGTGATCCCGCCCGCCCAGGCCTTTGCCGAGGACATCAACCCCGGTTGGCGCAAGACATTGTGGACCCTCAACGTCGGTTCGGACCAGCCCGAAGTGGCGAAGGTCGTGGTCGACAAGTCGGACGGCGTGCTGCGCGCGTTCGACGCGGCGGACAAACTCGTCGCGCAGTTTCCGGCCACCATGGGCAGCCAGCATGATCCCCTGCCGATCGGCAGCTGGAAGATCCAGGGGCGCGCCTACAATCCTCCATTCCACTACAACCCGAAGCTGTTCTGGGATGCCGACAGCAAGGACCAGAAGGCGCTGCTGCCGCCTGGTCCCAACGGGCCCGTCGGCGTGGTCTGGATCGACCTCGACAAGAAGCATTATGGCATTCATGGCACACCGAAGCCCGAGAATATCGGCAAGACCGAAAGCCATGGCTGCATCCGCCTGACCAACTGGGACGCGGCGCGGCTCGCGGTGATGGTCAAGCCGGGCACGCCGGCAATTTTCCAGGAGTAG
- a CDS encoding acyltransferase family protein yields the protein MNGEHTSRRPSIGTQKEPGLPLSQAIGVARLICILGIVYVHAWTGIGGEQMSRLAESAQGITRWSVVELFGRASVPLLTMISGWLVAASIGRRGTPSFVAGKARAVLAPMLLWNAIGIVVVMSASRAGWVVGPVRGDFMFFANNLLSVTRGADINVQMTFLRDLFLCMLAAPLLVRLSSRWLILLIAATTLWVIVGWQLYLLLRPSILIFFIAGLLARRHHLAEAAARLAPWQAALPFLLIGPLKIGLSVAMDGRGGLDLHVLAAVDLVTRAAVALLVWRLAIGLARRPLGEQLLGLERYAFFLFCSHLLFMWLVAPQLGQITGPMGHPAWLGLFLVMPPLALVFAIVLAKAVETLSPTAADLLSGGRLGRDQIASPAARPLAQAH from the coding sequence ATGAACGGCGAACATACCTCTCGCAGGCCGAGCATCGGCACGCAGAAAGAGCCGGGACTGCCCCTGTCCCAGGCGATCGGCGTGGCACGGCTCATTTGTATTCTGGGCATCGTCTACGTCCACGCCTGGACCGGCATCGGCGGGGAACAGATGTCGCGTCTTGCCGAATCGGCGCAGGGCATAACGCGCTGGTCGGTCGTTGAACTGTTCGGGCGGGCGTCGGTGCCGTTGCTGACCATGATCTCCGGCTGGTTGGTCGCGGCATCGATCGGGCGGCGTGGGACGCCATCTTTCGTCGCGGGCAAGGCGCGGGCTGTCCTCGCGCCGATGCTGTTGTGGAATGCGATCGGGATCGTCGTGGTGATGAGCGCGTCACGCGCGGGATGGGTTGTCGGACCGGTCCGCGGTGACTTCATGTTCTTCGCGAACAACCTTTTAAGTGTGACCCGTGGCGCGGACATCAACGTCCAGATGACGTTCCTGCGCGACCTGTTCCTGTGCATGCTGGCTGCGCCTTTGCTCGTCAGGCTTTCCAGCCGCTGGCTCATCCTGCTTATCGCGGCAACGACGCTATGGGTGATCGTCGGCTGGCAGCTTTACCTGCTGCTACGCCCTTCGATCCTGATCTTCTTCATCGCCGGACTGCTTGCCCGCCGCCATCATCTCGCGGAGGCCGCCGCCCGGCTTGCGCCATGGCAGGCGGCCTTGCCCTTCCTGTTGATCGGCCCCCTGAAGATCGGCTTGTCGGTCGCGATGGACGGACGGGGCGGCCTCGACCTCCATGTGCTGGCAGCGGTCGATCTGGTCACGCGCGCGGCGGTTGCGCTGCTCGTCTGGCGGCTCGCCATAGGGCTGGCCCGGCGGCCGCTCGGAGAGCAGCTACTCGGGCTCGAGCGCTACGCCTTTTTCCTGTTCTGCTCGCATCTGCTGTTCATGTGGCTGGTGGCGCCGCAGCTGGGCCAGATCACGGGTCCGATGGGACATCCGGCTTGGCTGGGCCTGTTTCTCGTCATGCCGCCGCTGGCGCTCGTCTTCGCGATCGTCCTTGCGAAAGCGGTGGAAACGCTATCGCCGACGGCTGCCGACCTGCTGAGCGGCGGTCGGCTGGGGCGCGATCAGATCGCCAGTCCGGCAGCACGTCCGCTTGCCCAGGCCCACTGA
- a CDS encoding NAD(P)/FAD-dependent oxidoreductase produces the protein MLDLNYDMIIIGAGAAGLMCALTAGQRGKRVLLLDHLDRVGAKILISGGGRCNFTNLEADRHDRFLSANPHFARSALSRYRPSDFIAMVDAHGIAWHEKALGQLFCDGSARQIVAMLEEECARGGVEIRLSTLVRSIAHGDGRFSVDTSGGLHQTSALVIATGGPSIPKMGATGFAYDVARRFGLKVVEPRPALVPLTLGASDRLFESLSGVAVDSVARLGKTAFREASLFTHRGLSGPAILQISSYWRHGDTIRLDLLPDCDAALLLTEGKRARPKAEPRTLLREKLPDRLADALADRLGLTGALHGQRDQQLVEAGRTLNGWPFTPNGSEGFAKAEVTIGGVSTNGLDQRTLMAKTVAGLHFIGEAVDVTGWLGGYNFQWAWASGRAAGLAI, from the coding sequence ATGCTAGACCTGAATTACGACATGATCATCATCGGCGCGGGTGCCGCCGGCCTGATGTGTGCGCTGACAGCGGGGCAGCGCGGAAAGCGGGTCCTGCTGCTCGACCATCTCGATCGCGTGGGCGCAAAAATCCTGATCTCGGGCGGCGGACGCTGCAACTTCACCAATTTGGAGGCAGACCGGCACGACCGCTTCCTGTCCGCCAATCCCCATTTCGCCCGCTCGGCGCTATCGCGCTACCGCCCGTCGGATTTCATCGCGATGGTCGATGCCCATGGCATCGCCTGGCACGAGAAGGCGCTGGGACAGCTGTTCTGCGACGGGTCGGCGCGGCAGATCGTCGCGATGCTGGAGGAGGAGTGCGCCCGCGGCGGCGTCGAGATTCGCCTGTCGACGCTGGTGCGCTCGATCGCGCATGGCGACGGCCGCTTCTCGGTGGACACGTCGGGCGGGCTGCATCAGACCAGCGCACTTGTGATAGCGACAGGCGGGCCCTCGATCCCGAAGATGGGCGCGACGGGTTTCGCCTATGACGTCGCACGGCGGTTCGGCCTGAAGGTGGTCGAGCCGCGCCCTGCACTCGTGCCTCTCACGCTCGGCGCTTCGGACAGGCTGTTCGAAAGCCTGTCCGGCGTCGCGGTCGACAGCGTCGCCCGCCTGGGCAAGACCGCCTTTCGCGAAGCATCGCTTTTCACGCACAGGGGGCTCTCCGGCCCGGCCATCCTGCAGATCAGCAGCTATTGGCGCCACGGCGACACGATCCGGCTCGACCTGCTGCCCGACTGCGACGCCGCGCTTCTGCTAACCGAGGGCAAGCGTGCCCGGCCTAAAGCCGAGCCTCGCACCTTGCTGCGCGAGAAGCTGCCGGACCGGCTCGCCGATGCTCTGGCCGACAGGCTGGGCCTCACCGGCGCCCTTCATGGGCAGCGTGACCAGCAGCTGGTCGAGGCGGGCCGCACCCTCAACGGCTGGCCCTTTACCCCCAATGGTTCGGAAGGTTTCGCGAAGGCGGAAGTGACGATCGGCGGCGTGTCCACCAATGGCCTCGATCAACGCACGCTGATGGCCAAGACGGTAGCCGGCCTGCATTTCATCGGCGAAGCGGTCGACGTGACCGGATGGCTGGGCGGCTATAATTTTCAGTGGGCCTGGGCAAGCGGACGTGCTGCCGGACTGGCGATCTGA
- a CDS encoding MFS transporter has product MAELESVKRSRAGAPSFYDWYGVAILFATSVLGYIDRVILSFLAEPIKASLALSDWQVGAVTGAAFALLYVFGGVFIGRQLDRGRRIAILSLCILTWSLATAASGLATGFVALFVARMFVGVGEAGLNPAAIGIISSRFPQDRLQKPIGLFTTGLYVGGGLAMMLGAQLLARFAAGGPYDLPFLKDAEPWRLVFLLLALPGVGLAFLLWLSVKDGAPSRAEDKRSGGDALAFAKANRRPLTLLALSIIAWSMNNYGLLNWYPAMLMRSHDMTPAMVASTYGPAFLFAGVGGCLFAHPCHRALKRKSGDKAAYHLCFAAMSMLSLTTIVGPLMPTVAGAVAMAFVNLFVSALSVTAVFILLVTIVPPALRGQYTGLYMALVNLTGGAFGSVLVGLLTDRLFGAERLDLALSTMAFAFGSPAALLMFLATRPRNAVLAPKAAPLPA; this is encoded by the coding sequence ATGGCCGAGCTGGAGTCCGTAAAGAGAAGCCGCGCGGGTGCCCCGTCGTTCTATGACTGGTATGGCGTGGCCATTCTCTTCGCCACCTCGGTGCTCGGCTATATCGACCGGGTCATACTGAGCTTTCTCGCGGAACCGATAAAGGCCAGCCTGGCCCTGAGCGACTGGCAGGTCGGAGCGGTCACCGGGGCGGCGTTCGCCCTTCTCTACGTGTTCGGCGGCGTGTTCATCGGCAGGCAGCTCGACCGGGGCCGGCGCATTGCGATCCTGTCGCTGTGCATATTGACCTGGTCGCTGGCGACGGCGGCCAGCGGTCTTGCGACCGGCTTCGTCGCACTGTTCGTGGCGCGGATGTTCGTCGGGGTCGGCGAGGCCGGGCTCAATCCGGCGGCGATCGGCATAATTTCTTCCCGCTTTCCGCAGGACCGCCTGCAAAAGCCGATCGGGTTGTTCACGACGGGTCTCTATGTCGGCGGCGGCCTCGCGATGATGCTCGGTGCGCAGCTGCTCGCCCGCTTCGCGGCGGGGGGACCTTACGACCTGCCGTTTCTGAAGGATGCCGAACCATGGCGCCTCGTCTTCCTGCTGCTCGCCCTGCCAGGGGTGGGACTGGCGTTCCTTCTCTGGCTGTCGGTAAAGGACGGTGCGCCGTCACGGGCAGAGGACAAGAGATCGGGCGGCGATGCGCTGGCCTTTGCGAAGGCGAACCGGAGGCCCCTGACCCTGCTCGCATTGAGCATCATCGCCTGGTCGATGAACAATTATGGACTGCTCAACTGGTATCCGGCCATGCTGATGCGGTCGCACGACATGACGCCGGCCATGGTCGCATCGACCTATGGCCCCGCCTTTCTGTTCGCGGGCGTCGGCGGCTGCCTGTTCGCGCATCCCTGCCATCGGGCGCTGAAGCGCAAGTCTGGCGACAAGGCCGCCTATCATCTCTGCTTCGCGGCGATGAGCATGCTGAGCCTCACGACCATCGTCGGCCCGCTGATGCCGACCGTTGCCGGCGCGGTGGCGATGGCGTTCGTCAACCTCTTCGTGAGCGCGCTGTCGGTGACCGCCGTGTTCATCCTGCTGGTGACGATCGTTCCGCCCGCGCTGCGCGGCCAATATACGGGTCTCTATATGGCGCTGGTGAACCTCACCGGTGGTGCCTTTGGCTCGGTGCTGGTCGGCCTGCTGACCGACAGGCTGTTCGGCGCAGAGCGTCTCGACCTCGCTTTGTCGACCATGGCATTCGCTTTCGGCTCACCCGCCGCGCTGCTCATGTTTCTCGCTACCCGCCCGCGAAACGCGGTGCTGGCGCCTAAGGCTGCGCCACTGCCAGCTTGA
- a CDS encoding serine hydrolase domain-containing protein, with amino-acid sequence MLRLLTTLCLSLALCGASARAASIEAVTLAQVDAIFARWALDSHVPGMAYGVVADGRLVHFGGLGVQDIEGRKPVDRRTLFRIASMSKAFTALAILKLRDEGRLSLDRPAETYVPELRGWTYPTRDARRLTVRDLLNHSAGFVDDNPWGDRQQSLPEADFTAMLRAGVPFSRVPGSAMEYSNFGYATLGRIVSNVSGKRYQDYIGDALLRPLGMASTSYDIAKSPLERRAIGYRWEDDRWVREPDLADGAFGAMGGMETSAEDYVRWISFLLSAWPARDDADTGPVARATVRSVVEGSNFATGTMRAAAIGGAPCRQAVAYAMGWRVIDDCDLGRVVTHTGGYPGYGSVVMLMPDKGVALFAFANRTYAAPYVPAFRAALALQSAGAIADRVVPVSAGLSEGYAAVARIWAAGDVLAAQDRLAMNFLLDRDAAHWKADLARLRTAVGACDTSAPPTPLTAMGARFQWTCEHGRIDGSILLAPTPRPSIQELKLAVAQP; translated from the coding sequence ATGCTTCGACTGCTGACGACATTATGCCTGTCGCTCGCCCTGTGCGGCGCGTCCGCCCGCGCCGCTTCGATCGAGGCGGTGACGCTCGCGCAGGTCGATGCGATCTTCGCTCGCTGGGCGCTCGACTCCCACGTTCCGGGAATGGCCTATGGGGTGGTGGCCGATGGCCGGCTCGTCCATTTCGGAGGGCTCGGCGTCCAGGATATCGAAGGCCGCAAGCCGGTCGACCGGCGCACGCTGTTCCGCATTGCCTCGATGAGCAAGGCCTTCACGGCGCTCGCCATCCTGAAGCTGCGCGACGAGGGGCGGCTCTCGCTCGATCGCCCCGCCGAAACCTATGTGCCCGAACTGCGCGGCTGGACCTATCCGACCAGAGATGCCCGCCGGCTTACCGTGCGCGATCTGCTCAACCACAGCGCCGGCTTCGTCGACGACAATCCCTGGGGTGATCGGCAGCAGTCGTTACCCGAAGCCGATTTTACCGCGATGCTGCGGGCGGGCGTCCCCTTCTCTCGGGTGCCCGGCAGCGCGATGGAATATTCCAACTTCGGCTATGCGACGCTCGGTCGGATCGTCTCCAACGTCTCGGGCAAGCGCTATCAGGATTATATCGGCGATGCGCTGCTGCGCCCTCTCGGCATGGCGTCCACCAGCTATGACATAGCGAAATCCCCGCTCGAACGACGCGCCATCGGCTATCGCTGGGAAGATGATCGATGGGTGCGCGAGCCCGATCTGGCGGACGGCGCCTTCGGAGCGATGGGCGGGATGGAAACCAGTGCGGAAGATTATGTCCGCTGGATATCCTTTCTCCTTTCCGCCTGGCCGGCGCGGGACGATGCCGATACCGGGCCCGTGGCTCGGGCGACGGTAAGGTCGGTCGTCGAAGGATCGAACTTTGCTACGGGCACCATGCGGGCCGCTGCGATCGGCGGCGCGCCCTGTCGACAGGCGGTGGCCTATGCGATGGGCTGGCGAGTCATAGACGATTGCGACCTCGGCAGGGTGGTGACCCACACCGGCGGCTATCCCGGCTATGGTTCGGTGGTCATGTTGATGCCCGACAAGGGTGTTGCGCTTTTCGCCTTCGCCAACCGCACTTACGCGGCTCCCTATGTTCCGGCCTTTCGCGCGGCGCTCGCGCTCCAGTCCGCCGGTGCGATTGCCGACCGGGTGGTCCCCGTCAGCGCCGGGCTCAGCGAAGGCTATGCAGCCGTGGCGCGGATCTGGGCGGCGGGCGATGTGCTGGCGGCGCAGGATCGCCTGGCCATGAATTTCCTGCTCGACCGCGATGCGGCGCATTGGAAGGCGGATCTCGCCCGGTTGCGGACCGCAGTCGGCGCCTGTGACACGAGCGCCCCACCGACTCCGCTCACGGCGATGGGCGCCCGCTTCCAGTGGACCTGCGAGCATGGCCGGATCGATGGAAGCATCCTACTGGCACCCACGCCTCGGCCATCGATCCAGGAGCTCAAGCTGGCAGTGGCGCAGCCTTAG